CATTACGCCGGCGGCGTCCGCAAGATCGAACATCGGCAAGCCCCACATCTCCCAATAGGTGCTGCGGGGATGCGGATCGTCGGTGAACTCGATATTCACCGCCCAGCCGTTAGTGAGGCAGTACTGCACCTGCTTGTAGATCTGATCGTCGGTGAGATCAGGCAGGTAGGAGAAACACCCTTGCGTCAACTTCATCTCATGTCTCCTCAAACGGATTCCAGCGCTGTCGGCACGAAGTCCGGCGTGTCGGTGGATTGGTAGTTGAAGGTCACGTCCTTCCAGACGTCCAGCGCGGCCTTCAGCGGCGTACAAGTCTGTGCCGCCTTGGCCAGGATCTCCGGCCCTTCATGGACGTAGTCGCGGCCCTCGTTGCGGGCGAGGATCATCGCTTCCAGCGCCACGCGGTTGGCTGTCGCACCCGCCGCGATCCCCATGGGATGCCCAATCGTGCCGCCGCCGAATTGCAGCACGACGTCTTCGCCCAGCAAATCGAGGAGCTGGTGCATCTGGCCGGCATGAATGCCGCCGGAAGCCACCGGCATCATCCTGTTCAGGCTCGCCCAGGACTGGTCGAAGAACAGGCCGTGCTCGAGCTTCATCGGATTGAAGTCCTCGCGGCAGACGTCGTAATAGCCGCGCGTGGTGTTCGGGTCGCCTTCGAGCTTGCCGACCACGGTGCCGGCATGGATGTGGTCGACGCCTGCAAGCCGCATCCATTTGGCGATGACGCGGAACGACACACCGTGGCTCTTCTGCCGCGTATAGGTCGAATGACCGGCGCGATGCAGATGCAGGATGATGTCGTTGCGACGCGCCCACTTCGCCATGGATTGGATCGCAGTGTAGCCGATCACGAGGTCGATCATGACGATGACCGAGCCGAGCTGCTTGGCGAACTCGGCACGCTCATACATGTCCTCCATCGTCGCGGCGGTGACGTTGAGGTACGTGCCCTTCACCTCGCCGGAGGTGGCCTGCGCGCGGTTCACGGCCTCCATGCAATAGAGAAAACGGTCGCGCCAGTGCATGAACGGCTGCGAGTTGATGTTCTCGTCGTCCTTGGTGAAGTCGAGCCCGCCTTTGAGCGCCTCGTAGACGACGCGGCCGTAGTTGCGGCCGGAGAGACCGAGCTTCGGCTTCACCGTTGCGCCGAGAAGCGGCCGGCCGAACTTGTCGAGGCGTTCACGCTCGACCACGATGCCGGTGGCCGGCCCCTGGAACGTCTTCACATAGGCGACGGGGAAGCGCATGTCCTCCAGCCGGAGTGCCTTCAGCGGCTTGAAGCCGAAGACGTTGCCGATGATCGAGGCCGAGAGGTTCGCGATCGAGCCTGGCTCGAACAGGTCGAGATCGTAGGCGATGTAGGCGAAGTAAGAGCCCGGCGTGCCCGGCACCGGGTCGACGCGATAGCACTTGGCGCGATATTTCTCCGCCGCGGTCAGGCGATCGGTCCACACCACCGTCCAGGTTGCGGTCGAGGATTCACCGGCGACCGCCGCCGAGGCCTCGATCGGGTCGACGCCGTCCTGCGGCGTCACCCGGAACAGCGCGATGACGTCGGTGTCCTTCGGCACATAGTCGGGCTCCCAATAGCCCATACGCTTGTATTCCATGACGCCGGAGCGATAGCGCTCTTTGCCGCGGACCGTGCCTGCATGTGCGTTCATGTCTCTCTCCTGCTGTACTCTCTGCTCTTTTCTCTGCTCTTTCTGATTGATTAGGCCGCGACGGGTTCGCGGGCGTCGATGCGCGGGTCCAATTCACCCGCGCGGTACCGCCGCGCCATCTCGCTCATGGGAATGACCTTGATCGTGCTGGCATGGCCCGCGGTGCCGAACTGCTCGAACCGTTCGCGGCAGAGATCGCGCATCGCATCCATCGCGGGCTTCAGGAATTT
This genomic interval from Bradyrhizobium sp. CB82 contains the following:
- a CDS encoding form I ribulose bisphosphate carboxylase large subunit, with product MNAHAGTVRGKERYRSGVMEYKRMGYWEPDYVPKDTDVIALFRVTPQDGVDPIEASAAVAGESSTATWTVVWTDRLTAAEKYRAKCYRVDPVPGTPGSYFAYIAYDLDLFEPGSIANLSASIIGNVFGFKPLKALRLEDMRFPVAYVKTFQGPATGIVVERERLDKFGRPLLGATVKPKLGLSGRNYGRVVYEALKGGLDFTKDDENINSQPFMHWRDRFLYCMEAVNRAQATSGEVKGTYLNVTAATMEDMYERAEFAKQLGSVIVMIDLVIGYTAIQSMAKWARRNDIILHLHRAGHSTYTRQKSHGVSFRVIAKWMRLAGVDHIHAGTVVGKLEGDPNTTRGYYDVCREDFNPMKLEHGLFFDQSWASLNRMMPVASGGIHAGQMHQLLDLLGEDVVLQFGGGTIGHPMGIAAGATANRVALEAMILARNEGRDYVHEGPEILAKAAQTCTPLKAALDVWKDVTFNYQSTDTPDFVPTALESV